The following DNA comes from Fusarium verticillioides 7600 chromosome 9, whole genome shotgun sequence.
gatcttgctccGCATTATGAAACGCAAGGTTTTCTTTCGAAATATGGTCCCATGTGGAAGTTCTGGAGGTACCATAAGATAGTATTCCTCGCTGCTATCCTATCTATTTGCTATGGTGGTCTTCACCTTGCGCCTACATTCTTGTTAAAGTTCCCTTCGTACACAGAGGCAGTATTGTGGCAGCTCAGCTGTATGATCATCATGTGCGCGTTGCCTGCTTACGTTATAATATCAGGCCTGATCTGGCTCACCCTTTGGTGTTTATTCCTTGACAGGTCTCATGCTCTCGTCTTTCCACGAAGGACACCCGAATATCTCAGGAGATTCATCAGAAACTTCGCCAAGTTCTATTGTATATACTTGCTATCTATTTTGGGGAGCGCATATGTTCTGTCAAGGGCCTTCATTGTCGCCGAGATTTTTGCAAGCCTGCGACATTGTCCAGTTGGAGTTTTCCTCACCTTTCAGTTGCTGCAACTGTTTCCTCACTTCTAGTTCTAGCAACATTCTTGCATTTCTCTTAATAGATATGTGTTTTCAAGGCGCCACGAATATCAAGGAAGCCGACAAGCTTAGTGTGAGCATTAGTGTTTTAACAGACCCAATGTCTCACTCTAACATTCGCCAGATACCACGCGATGTTAAATGTACCGAGATGCGCTCGATCTTCTAAAACATTGCCGTCTAGATGCTGTGTCACGTTCCATCGCAGTCTGTGTCTTGGGAGTGAGCTCCCCATGCCCCGTTGGTCTAAGAGGACAAACTCGATGAAGGCCTTTGCTGGATTGAAGGATCAACAAGGCCGTCTTGGAAGTCAGATGAATGTGGAAAGCGTGTATATTTATCTGGCCCCGACAATGGCTTCAGCGAGGTAGTCTTCGTTAAGTCCTACCGGTGTCATCGGCCCTTAGTTGCTCCTTGTCGAGTACCACGTCGTGGTGGTCACCAGTGAGACCAGGGGCGACATTGGGGCGATTGCCATTAGCTGTTCGTGATAACATCTACGTGTCGATATAATTCTCCGTGCCGCGTTCGCATGCATAGTTGTAATGATTGATTATCCCGCCCCTAAGCGCTCCAGCTCTGTAAGATTCTTATAGAATGTAGAGTTAGGTGCTCGGGTGTACGGTTGGTTTGAGACTGCTCTCTTGAGTTCAACGACCTGAAAAGCATCGATAACTATCGCCGCATCAATGAAGTCGCGTATCTGAGCCATGGGACGAGTGGCTGAAGCTCGAAGACTGTCGGCGACTTTGAAGGAGATGTTCTGTGCGCGCCGGCGGGAAACCACCTGCATAGTAGTGATCGAATAGCCACGTAGGTGATATATCCGGATGTAGTCCAGTTTTGGTGATACGGGACTCCGAGCTTGGCTTCATATCTTCTTATTACAAAGGATTCTGGTTTCAATTATGGTCTGTAACGTAAAACGGCAAGATTCTGGTCTAGTCGAGTCGATCCAATTTGGCCGGCGTGGCCCTCGGTAAATGGGACCAACCTCGAAAAAGCCAGCCGGTGCCATAGAAAAAAAGGGCACTGTTGTTTGAGTAGGTTCTTTATTGCAACAGAAGTCTTTGGGTCCAGAAGCCACAGCCCCCTGTTTCCCTAGACAGCCTTACCTACCAAATGTAAGGTAAGCACGGCGAGTTGCTACAGTTACCTCCAAGTCGTCCTCTCTGTTCAAGATTCAGGCTTACACTGTTTGTTAGTCTTCCCACTGAATTTTGATAACAGAAGTGACTCACTCGAAAAAAAATAGTCTTTCGCTTTCTGCTTTTCTGCCACTGAATTTGGGTATAAATACCCTCTAGgttctgtctgctgatttaagctctCCGCTATAAGCCTCAACCACAAATAACATATCTAGCTCATAACTTAAACATTATAGCAGAATGACTAACCAATTACTACAGCGTAAAGTTGATGAACCAAGAACCTAGATGATGACTCCTTGGTCGGCCTTGAAGGCAAATAAAATGCTCCAATCCGTATAAATACCATCGTAGTCTCCCCCCTCCTGCTTCTCTCAGTCTCTCACTAAAACAGATAATTACTACAAGCCGAAAAGAAATGGCGCTCGTTACAACAGACCCTTTCATCAGGCTCCCGCCGGAGCTACGTATCCAAGTTCTCATATCGGCTGGCTGCAAATCGTCGATAGTACGAATAATCCAAGCATCTCCTGTCCTGCTGCAACAATATCTCGCACACAAGAAGTCTATCTTACGAAAAGTCCTTGCCGCCGAATTTGACGCCGAGATGATACAAGATGCTATGGCTATTTTGTTGTTTCCGAATCGTCGGGCCTGTGCTGATAAGCATCAACGCAAGAAGCTTCGTCGTGCACACTTGCGGGCTTGGTCAAAATCTCAGCTGCCCGGTCCGTTCAAGAGTAACGACGACCACCTGGTGGATCGGCTCGATAAATTACATGATCAAATTCTTCTTTTGGTCGAGGACTATGTCACCAAAGCCACTGCTTCCTTTCCCCCACAGGAATATCTTTGTCTACCAGAAATTCATCCGTCATCAACTGAAGGACACCTTGTTTTCAaagacctcaaggtcacACCGCGATTTAGTTCCGCCAATCTCACATCCTCGGAACGGAAAAGGTTTGTCAAAGCATTTCTGGCGTTTGACTTACTATGCAAGGACACCAAATTCTCTTTTACTCCCAGCAATCTACGGTTACGTAAAATCAGCAACGCTGAGTTCGAAGCTATCGGCTGTGTCAACAGCTACGTCTGTTCTCTATACGGGGCAATGTTAGCCCAATGCAACCATGCTGATCTCCCAGCCGCTTTCGCAACTCCTACATCCTTAATGCGGATGTATTTTCCGGTTTCCGACGCCCTCTTTTTTGATGCCAACGTCTACGCACCTAATCTGCATTTACTTTCTCGCGACTTTGGCAATGATATTGGGGCCGGTTTCTCAATGCTTGGGCTCGATCGCCTAATTAAATTCCTTCGCTGCGATATGGCCAAGCCAGATGAAAGGAAAGCACTCGAcaagaaactcaaagatGTCTGGAAGTATGGATTGTATGGATTCCCTGCTATTGCCCACCCGTGGGAAGCATACTTCCATAACCTATTCGCAACCAAGCAAAAATACAAAAATGGTCACGAATCGTCTTTATACAACCAGCTCTCTCTGGAGCCCAAAGAGAAACTCAGATACAAGCTCGGTCAGGAGCGCGCTTGGGCATTTTTTAATGACAGTCGCTTTTACCCGCAAGAGAGCGCCGAACGACCAACTTTTCCACCGGAGAGATTTCTTGCAGATTAACCAGCTAAGAAAACTCTTATCAACGATTGGTTTGATAATCTGAGAGATGATAAAGACTAACGACGAGGCTAGGGTATATTCCAACCTATGATTCTAACTTACCCCTGATAATGGTGGAGTTTTGTTTATTCAGAAGAGTGGTGTGCCACTTCTGGTGGGCAACATGTAACAAAAGTGTTGTTTGGACGCTGGTGCTTTTCGGCATATGGACTCTGTTCGCTCATAGGATCGCGCTGTTTTCTTCAAATTGATGAGCTCAGGAAAGTGTGTTTAGTATTTAGCAACCCGTTAATGAATATCATAAACTTACCTGTCACCGGTGTTCGCAGCCTAAGCATAATATTTCATGTGTCATTAATAAAACCAACGTTGATGATAGAGAGTTTTAGGGTAGCCTGGGTAGGCAGAGTCGAAGCTCGACCCACACATCCATCTCGCATTTAACCCTCCAACCGGCTTCCCCAACCCCCTCCTCAAATGTTGGGCTGTCGTTTCCAACAACCTGAGGGCGATGCCTGATCGGCACTTAAACTTGGCATCATAGAACCCTGTCAGCTAACTCTAGTTGTATCTAGCCTGGCCCGATATGAACCCCGCAACAGGCAAGCAAGAACTCTCGTGAGACCTTGGACAAGCGCATCACTAAAGCTACCTTTCACTAACACGAAGCACTAGTTGCAAACGTTGCCGATATCGAAAGGTAAGTTGATGCTGGGATACCTTGATAGAAATGTGTTAGTTTAACAGCGCTAGTTGAGATGCACGCGAACAATACCTTGCACCAATTGTGCAACAGCAGGTGCAGGCTGCGAGTATGAAAAGATCGACAAGAGACGAAACCCACCATCTTCAGAATACACGATTGGTCTACGAAATAGAGTTGCTTCACTAGAAGCCTTCATCCAGGAGttgagagaagcttctccCGCTCGCCGAGATGAAATGCTTGGGCCCGCGGCTTATACACAGGGCACATCAAATATTTCGATCGCAGGGCCGTCTCAAGTCATCCAAACTGATACCACAGCCCGAGCACGGCTGAAGCCAGACGCAGAAGGATCACTGGTTTACCATGGCGCGaccagcatcttcaacagcgatcttctcaccacAAGCGAGAGCTTTCCAAACCCAACACAGAGTCTGTATGCAGAGTCCAACTTTGACCATGTGATAGATCACTTCGGCATCAAGTTGGAAGATGACACAGTTTTCAAAGCACTGCAGCAATTCTTTCGCTGGCAGTACCCCCATTTTATGTTTGTTTACCGAGAGGCGTTTCTTAGAGACCATTTTGGTGAGCGAAAAGGCTGCAAGTACTGGTCATCTGCACTTCTCCTGTCGATATGCGCATTGGGCCTCCTTATGTCAGACACTGAAGTGGAGCGGAATTTGATCGAGAAGTTCTTTCAGGCGGCGGAGAGTATCGTGATGGTATCCGGCCTAAGCCGTCCTTCGATTCCCACCGTCCAGTCATTCTTATGCTTGGCATTTTTTGAAATTGGTCGAGGGAACGTATCCAAGGGATGGGCTTTCTCAGGTATGATGTACTGACCGTTCTCCTGGAAATGTCAATTTTAACAAAAGAAAGGTATCGCGTTCCGTATGGCCCAAGACTTGGGCTTTCAAAGCGATCCTATGAACTGGCTACCACATGACTCGACCATTATATCAAgcgaggatattgagatcCGCCGTAGAATCTACTGGGGCTCATACATATCAGACAAGCTGATAAGCTTGATACTCGGGAGACCCGTACAACTGGCCTTCGATAGCGCTGAGGTCGATCTACTGGAATTCATAACGTAAGACAGTCTCCATTCCCAGCTTTCAAATCAACTAACGAAGTAAGTGACGGCCCCGGAATGGAGTACTGGCGACCTGTTGGTTTTGGCGATGACCCGGAAGAGCTTCGAGTCTTGTCAAACATACCATATCTCAAAGAGCAGATTCGTCTCTACAGAATTGTTGAGAAAATGATGACGACAGTATTTTCTCCAAGGACGCCTCGAACGCAGACAGACGTCTTTACACGGCAGACCCTGCTTGAtaatctcaacctcgagcttctccagtGGAGGGACGCGCTGCCCGCTTTTGCAAAGTGGAATAAGTGGTCGACGGGTGTGACAATAACACCAGCGGTGGCCACCCTCCAGTAGGTCTCCATGACTCTGAAAAGAGGTCTTTGGCTAATAAATATCGTGCAGCCTTCTTTACAGCAGCATCCGTATAGCCTTGAACTACGAATCAGCCACCGTAAGTAATGTTGCCTCGGCTCGAGAATCTGCACTTCTGTCTTGCACTACGGCAGCACAAGATATCCTTGCTCTGGTTCGAATTTACAAAATGCAGTACGGGCTTCGCCATGCACCACTCATATTGATTTACGCGTCAATACAAGCGTCAAGGTCTATCGAGAAGTTTGGTATTCCGGAAGAGCAGAGCTACCTGGTTAATTGCCTGGCTGAGTGCGCTCACACTTGGAGCATTGCTGGTCAAGTGCAGGGTCCAATGCCAGCAGTGAATCTTGACGCGTATCACGATCTGGTATAGGAACACGGCGGTTAAGCAAGCTATCTCACTTACTAAGTCTAATCGACATGTAAAAATCCATAATCATAAGTGCACAAAGCAATATCATGTATATCACTGCTAGTGTCATATTTCAGCGATCGCCATATTTCAGCGATCGTCATATTTCATGATCAGGCCTAAAgcctctctccctcttccaACTCGTGAATCAACACCAGAGGACCCTTGGGGACAATGTCCGGCCCAGTGATACCAAGAATCCTTCGTCTAGCATTTGCATAACCAGTCTTGTACTTCCCAATCCAAGTCTCCGATGTCTTTCGAAACGCGCCATGAGTTCTGAAGCTATTGTCCCAGTAAAGTCTCCTCAACCAGAGATGCAAGTTCGGATAGTGATCCCTGATGGTTCCAAGATTGCACATGAAGATAGGAACGTACGCAACGTCAAAACGAAGAATGGTTGGGAAGAGACGGATATCAGCCTCGGTAATGTGCTGACCGAGAAGAAAGGGACCGTCGTCGAGGATTCTTTCGAGTCGATCGAGTGACTTGAAGACCTTTACGACATTTTCTTCATATGCAGCTTGAGACGTGGCAAATCCTGTCTTGTATACGCCATTGTTGACAGTGTCGTAGACCCATTCGTTGATTTCATCGATATTATCTTTCAAGTGCTCTGGGTAGAGTTCGCGTCCGGGTTTGTGACTTTCACGCTCTTCCTCCGGAAGAAGGTGGTCGAACTCCGTGTAGAGCATCCGAATGATGTCACTGGACTCGTTGCTGACCATGGTGTGAGTCTTCTTATCCCAAAGGATGGGCACGGTGTAGCGACCCTCATAATTTTGGTTGGCATTGAGATATAGTTGCTTCAATGTGTCGAAGCCATATAGTGGATCCTTGGGGAGTACACCATACTTGGCTGCTTCTGGGCTGTCATCGAAAAACCAACCATCTTTGCCCATAGTGAGTGAGCAGATATACAGGTCGATCATATCGTCGAGTTTCTTGAGACTTCTCACGATCATGACGCGATGAGACTGTTGTTGTCAGTACTGTGAAGGGACAGCCTAGCGATGACTTACCCATGGACATCCTGGGCTGAGATAGAGTGCATAGCGATCATTCTCAGCGGGGAACTGAGAATCTGGGTCTTTTGATACGAAACTGCGAAAGGCGCTGTCGGGTCGAATGAAAGAGCCGTCCTTGGTTGGCTGGAGCCTGATCTCATCTGGCTTTGATAATATTAGTCATTAAGCTCTTGCCATCATAGAATGAGGTTCTACCTGGTCACCCATGTTTCTGATGTTCGAGGAAGAAATGCTTTTGGAGAATTGATAACTCGAAGAAAAGGATCGGACGGTATTCTGCTTTGGGATGATATGCGGCCTGTATGGCTTGAGACTCAAGATACGTAAAGATGGAGGTTTCATGCCAACTATTTAAGAGAAAATGAGGTGTGCATCCAGTTATTAAATGTTCCCCAAGATTGGTATATAAGCAAATCATGCCATGATATCTGATCGGCCAAACATGATTGATAATCACGTCACCAAACTCGGCACTTATGATGACAAGCGCGCGGCAAGTCGGCCGGATAACTACATTGTGGGGCCAGAACGCGGTAACCAAGAAAACTTCCGACAAAATAtgaagatatcaagaataTATAGGTATTCTGAAGTCTATAAAGTTAAAGATAAATTATTCTAAATTTATTTCAGACGTTCATCACTTAGGGTAGAGACCTTAAGCTTTTTCATCCGATCTCTCTAGTCGAATAAATTCAAGTCTGAGCTAGAAACGCTCGATGAACTCTCTGATCCTTCTCTCTTGATATTTGACGGCGGCAGACGAGGGACAATTCTGTCGGGATTACAAGTCTCGCaagtctcatcaccaacacatCTCCGCGCCCATGGTGTACGCGGTCGAGGCATTCTTCCAGCCACTGGTTCACAAGCTAGAACCCGAAGATGACCGAGATCATTATTGCTGAGTGATAGAGCGTCGTTGAGTGATAGAAGGTCAAACATGTCAAAAGCAGTCTCTGCCTCGCCAATGTTGACTTCATCGTTGCTGTTGCTTACGACCCACGAGGTGCCGATGTCTTCTCTCTTGACTTCCATGTAGATGAGATCACTTGAACGGAAGATCTCCCTTGTGGGATTTGCATTCCTCTCTTGCTGccctctcccttcttctgaCGTTCTTGGGATATGCTGTGCCCGTATCAGGCTGTAATCAATACACCAAATTGTGACCTTTGCAACGTCAAGGAGATAGCTTATCATGTCTTCAAAAACTCCACGAGTCATCCCCAATCCTATCTGGTTGTAGTGGACCTTACGGTTTTTGAGGGTGTCCATAATCGTGGGGTCATAATCCATCGCAACGTTGCTCCCTATGAAGCTGAATCCTGATCTTTGATTGGACGGGCTTTCGTCGAATAGAGGCAAGAAGACACTTGGGCCAATATGCCACCAATCCACTTGGCTTAGCCATCGAGGATCAAAGTGGATGAGATCGTTGTCGAAATCTATTGTGATATGCTTGACGATACCATCATTGTCTTGGTAAGATGCAGTATGAGTAGCGCCTTTTTGACTGATATATCGGCCTGGTTCTGCTGTACGTTTTGGGTGAAAGGGGGACTTGACGTGCGACCACCATTCATTCTTAGTGAAGCGTCTTTCCATCGCTTGGCGTGATTCCTTGCAAAAAGTCCAGAGATAGCTGTCTGTCAGGTAGACTGACTCATTTGGGTTGCCCgcaacatcatcaattgGGATAGCTAGTGAAAGCCCTGAAGCAATGTTCACAGACTCGTACTCGAATTTCTTAGTGCGTAGCAAGCGAAGAAATCTCCCTTGTATCGGTTTCATGGGAGTTGGCTGGAGAACACGATAGTCGGCGATATAGAATCGGTGAACATGGCGATCGCCAGGGATTGGGCGGACTGCAGCTTCCCAGATGAGAATCTGAATCTCTTTGGGGAGTTGTAGGAATTTTGGAAAGGCATCTGGAGTCATGTTCTGATGGAAATACTCAGGATAAATTTCAGTtgggggcaagaaaacataaaGACTGTACAAAACGATAAAAATATATAGCTTAAGCTAGGTGGGATT
Coding sequences within:
- a CDS encoding glutathione S-transferase → MKPPSLRILSLKPYRPHIIPKQNTVRSFSSSYQFSKSISSSNIRNMGDQPDEIRLQPTKDGSFIRPDSAFRSFVSKDPDSQFPAENDRYALYLSPGCPWSHRVMIVRSLKKLDDMIDLYICSLTMGKDGWFFDDSPEAAKYGVLPKDPLYGFDTLKQLYLNANQNYEGRYTVPILWDKKTHTMVSNESSDIIRMLYTEFDHLLPEEERESHKPGRELYPEHLKDNIDEINEWVYDTVNNGVYKTGFATSQAAYEENVVKVFKSLDRLERILDDGPFLLGQHITEADIRLFPTILRFDVAYVPIFMCNLGTIRDHYPNLHLWLRRLYWDNSFRTHGAFRKTSETWIGKYKTGYANARRRILGITGPDIVPKGPLVLIHELEEGERL